The genomic interval ATCGCGCTCTTCGACTCGGCCGAGATCGAGGCGTGGCTGGCCGCTCGCGGCAAGAAGTACAAACCGGTGCAGCAGCTGCGCGCCGTGCTTCCCATCGAGGCGCAGCTATGGAAGGCCGCCGACGCACTCCGCGGCAGCATGGATGCTGCCGAGTACAAGCACGTCGTGCTCGGTCTGCTGTTTCTCAAGTACATCTCCGATGCCTTTGAGGAGCAGCGCGCGAAGCTCGAGGCTGATCCGCTTGCTGACCCGGAAGACCCGGACGAGTACCGCGCAGCGAACGTCTTCTGGGTTCCCAAGGATGCGCGCTGGTCTGTGCTGCAGGACGCGGCGAAGCAGGCGACGATCGGTCAGGTCGTTGACGAGGCGATGCTGGCCATCGAGCGTGATAACAAGTCCCTGCGAGGCGTTCTGCCACGTGATTACGCGCGTCCCGGCCTCGACAAGTCGCGACTCGGACAGCTCGTCGACATGGTCAGCAACATCACTGTCGGCGACCGAGCGAGTCGCAGTCAGGACGTCCTCGGGCGTACGTACGAGTACTTCCTCTCGCAGTTCGCGTCCGCCGAAGGCAAGAAGGGCGGCGAGTTCTACACGCCGCAGTGCGTCGTGCGCCTGCTCGTCGAGATGCTCGCGCCGTACAAGGGTCGTGTCTATGACCCTTGCTGCGGCTCGGGGGGCATGTTCGTGCAGTCGGAGAAGTTCATCGAAGAGCACGGCGGTCGCGTCGGCGATATCAGCGTCTACGGCCAGGAGTCGAACTACACGACATGGCGCCTCGCGAAGATGAACCTCGCGATTCGCGGGATCGAGGCTAACATCGCGCACGGGGACACCTTCCACGCGGACGGGCACCCGGACCTCAAAGCCGACTATGTGCTGGCCAATCCTCCATTCAACGACTCTGACTGGAATGGCGAGCTTCTCAAGGATGATCGCCGCTGGCAGTACGGGGTGCCTCCGAAGGGCAATGCCAACTTCGCCTGGGTGCAGCACTTCATCTCTCACCTGGCGCCCACCGGCACGGCCGGATTCGTTCTCTCCAACGGCTCAATGTCCTCGTCGCAGTCAGGCGAGGGTGAGATACGCCGCAACATCGTCGAGGGCGACCTTGTGGACTGCATGGTGGCGCTGCCGGGACAGCTCTTCTACTCGACGCAGATCCCGGTGTGCCTGTGGTTCCTCGCGCGCGACAAGCACAACAACCGTCTGCGCGACCGGAGAGGAGAGGTGCTCTTCATCGATGCGCGCGACGTGGGCACGATGGTCGACCGCACTCATCGCGAGCTGACCGCCGAGGACATCGCGCAGATCGCCAGTACGTATCATGCGTGGCGCGGGGACCCCGGCGCAGACGCCGAGTACGCCGACGTACCCGGCTTCAGCAAGTCGGTCACCCTCGCGGAGATCCGGGAGCACGGACACGTGCTCACTCCTGGGCGCTATGTGGGGGCGCCTGAGATCGAGGAGGACGGCGAGCCCCTCGACGACAAGATGCAGCGGCTGACCGCGCAACTCGCAGAACAGATGAGCGAGGCTGCGCGTCTGGATGCCGCCATCCGGGCGAACCTGGAGAGGATCGGCTATGGACTCTAGGTGGCAGTCAGTCGCGATCGGTGAAGTCGCTGAAGTGGCAGGCGGTAGCACGCCGTCGACCAAGGTCGCCGAGTACTGGGACGGCGTCGTTCCGTGGCTGACGCCTCGCGACCTGTCTGGTGATCACCCTCGCTACGTTGAGCGAGGCGAGCGCAACATCTCAGAACACGGCCTACGGAACTCCTCGGCGCGGCTGGTGCCGGCGGGCACGGTGTTGCTCTCAACGAGGGCGCCGGTCGGCTACGTCGCGATTGCCAGAAGGGCCGTGTCTACCAATCAGGGCTTTCGGAGCCTGATTCCCGGCCCTCGGGTTGACTCCGAATACCTCTACTACTGGCTCTCGGCGAACACCGCAGAACTCGAGCGTCACGCGACTGGTACAACGTTCCGTGAGTTGTCCGGTTCAGCGCTCAAGAACATCCGGGTGACACTCCCGGTCATTGATGAGCAGAAATCCATCGCAGGCATACTCGCGGCATTGGACGACAAAATCGAGCTGAACCGGCGGATGGCGGAGACGCTCGACGGCATCGCGCAAACGCTGTTCCGGAAGTGGTTTGTCGAGCCG from Actinomycetota bacterium carries:
- a CDS encoding type I restriction-modification system subunit M translates to MDAAEYKHVVLGLLFLKYISDAFEEQRAKLEADPLADPEDPDEYRAANVFWVPKDARWSVLQDAAKQATIGQVVDEAMLAIERDNKSLRGVLPRDYARPGLDKSRLGQLVDMVSNITVGDRASRSQDVLGRTYEYFLSQFASAEGKKGGEFYTPQCVVRLLVEMLAPYKGRVYDPCCGSGGMFVQSEKFIEEHGGRVGDISVYGQESNYTTWRLAKMNLAIRGIEANIAHGDTFHADGHPDLKADYVLANPPFNDSDWNGELLKDDRRWQYGVPPKGNANFAWVQHFISHLAPTGTAGFVLSNGSMSSSQSGEGEIRRNIVEGDLVDCMVALPGQLFYSTQIPVCLWFLARDKHNNRLRDRRGEVLFIDARDVGTMVDRTHRELTAEDIAQIASTYHAWRGDPGADAEYADVPGFSKSVTLAEIREHGHVLTPGRYVGAPEIEEDGEPLDDKMQRLTAQLAEQMSEAARLDAAIRANLERIGYGL